The following is a genomic window from Amycolatopsis sp. BJA-103.
GCCGCGACGACCCGCGGTATCACCGAGCCCGACCCCGTCCGCCCCGCGCTGCGCGCCGCCGGTCCCCTCGTCGAAGTGGCCGCGCCGTCGGGCGGCAAGACGTGGATCGTGACCGACGAGAAGCTGGCCCGCGAGGTCCTGTCGGACCCGCGTATCGCCAAAGATCCCGCGCTGGCCCCCGAGAACTGGACCGGGCTCGAACAGACCGCCGCCGAACAGCCGTCCCTCACCACGCTGGACGGCCCGGACCACGACGGCCTGCGGCGAGCGCACGCTCCGCTCCTGAGTGCCAAACGGATCCAGGCGCAGTCGGACCGGATCCACCACATCGCGCGTGTCCTGCTGACGGACCTCGGCGGCGGAACCGTCGACCTCATGGACGGCTTCTCCACCCGCTTCCCGCTCACCGTGCTGCTCGATCTGCTCGGTATCCCGCTCCACCTGCTCGACGCGGCCGTCGACGCCTGCCGCCGCATGTCCGATCCCGAGCCGGGCGCGCAGGGCAAGGCCATCGCCGCGCTCGCGGACCTCGCCGCCGCGGGATTGACACCGAACCGGACCGGGCTCGCGACGGAACTGCGCGACAACCTCCCGCCCGGGACGTCCGAGAACGACCTGCGGTATCACCTGTTCGGATTGATCTTCGCCGGGCAGCTGACCACCGACGCGTCGATCGGCTTCCTGATCGCGCGGCTCCTCGACGGCGACACCACCCCCGAGGGCCACCTGGTCCGCGAGACCCTCCGGGTGCATCCGCCCGCGCCGTTCACCCTCTGGCGGTTCACCACCACGGAGATCGACCTCGCCGGGGTCCGGCTCCCCTCCGGCGCCCCGGTGCTCGTCGACATCCACGGCATCAACACCGATC
Proteins encoded in this region:
- a CDS encoding cytochrome P450; amino-acid sequence: MLPDPFAATTRGITEPDPVRPALRAAGPLVEVAAPSGGKTWIVTDEKLAREVLSDPRIAKDPALAPENWTGLEQTAAEQPSLTTLDGPDHDGLRRAHAPLLSAKRIQAQSDRIHHIARVLLTDLGGGTVDLMDGFSTRFPLTVLLDLLGIPLHLLDAAVDACRRMSDPEPGAQGKAIAALADLAAAGLTPNRTGLATELRDNLPPGTSENDLRYHLFGLIFAGQLTTDASIGFLIARLLDGDTTPEGHLVRETLRVHPPAPFTLWRFTTTEIDLAGVRLPSGAPVLVDIHGINTDPARKPGPDLTFGAGPHFCVGAQLAQLELRAVATVLRTDFPRARLAVPYAELRQTFLGGIQGTRLTGLPVLLHP